The following DNA comes from Candidatus Scalindua japonica.
AGATAGTCTTTCGGTATATATTGCCAAGAAGGATACTATTTGATCTCATGCTCAAAATAGGCTCTAAAATCCAGAGGTTCATACCTGGGAAAAGAAGGGGGCAGATGCGCCACCTTCCACTCATGTTTATGGGTAAAAGGTGGATACCTGTTTTAGCGAAAAAGACAGCATTGAAAAAACTACGTACAACAAGGAAATTGAAAAATCCAAAAATGCGGGTAGGGCTGTTTACCGGATGTTTGATTAATTACATTTATGTGGATATAGCGGAATCCGTGGTAGACGTTCTTAACCGGATGAATATAGAGGTCGTTATACCACAAGGCCAATTGTGCTGTGGAACACCATCATCTACCATGGGAGATCATAAATCCACGAAAAAACTTGCAGAGGTAAATAAAGAAGTATTTGAATCTCAAAACCTCGATGCGATAGTAAGTGCCTGTGCAACGTGTACCAAGAGTATTAAACTCGATTATCTGCGCACCCTTGGCCCATCATGGCAACAGATGTCTGATAGAATTTATGATATTTCAGAGTTTATTGAGAAGTACTGTGGCGATGATTATAAAACAAAGCCGGTTGATGAAAAAGTGACCTATCATGATCCATGTCACCTTATGTGGGTACGCGGTATCACTGATGAACCGAGAAATGTTTTAAAGAAATCTGCTGATTTTGTTGATATGGATATGGCAGGATCATGCTGTGGTGGTGGAGGAATTTTTACCATAATACATTACGACCTTACCTTAAAGATGCTCGAAAGAAAAGTGAACTCTATAGAGAGGAGCGGGGCGGACACAGTTGCGACTAACTGCCCGGGTTGTATCATGCAGATAGCCGATGGATTTGCGGGTAAAGATTCTAAAATTAAGACTACCCACTCAATTCAAATACTTCAAAAGGCATTGGTAAACGGCAACATTGATAAGAGCGTATAGTGTTGCGGCAAAACAGTGCAGGTCAATTCCATTTGTATATTTAAGTATTTTAATCCGTAATTTCACAGGCATTTTCTTGTTGAACTGACAAACTGTTTATAATATTATGCGGCTGACACAATGCAATAATGCATATTTTTTAGTACGCAAATAGCTGAATAGGCGAAGCCAAAAGAAGAAGAAGATGAATTGGAGCAAGTTTAATAATAACCTGAGATGCTATGCTCTTCCGAAACCGAGTATCAAACATAATCTGTACACGCTGTCACATGTAAAGTGAGTTAAGTTGAAGAGCCGAATGTCGGAAATCGACAAGTTCGATTCTGTGAG
Coding sequences within:
- a CDS encoding (Fe-S)-binding protein, which translates into the protein MTTDWKTEVNKCSKCGKCQTVCPVFLETGDESTVARGRISLAEALRDKQIVYTDKLRDYVYTCKKCMRCRTVCPSDVDYEVIISALLRGVADEMGIPLLPKIVFRYILPRRILFDLMLKIGSKIQRFIPGKRRGQMRHLPLMFMGKRWIPVLAKKTALKKLRTTRKLKNPKMRVGLFTGCLINYIYVDIAESVVDVLNRMNIEVVIPQGQLCCGTPSSTMGDHKSTKKLAEVNKEVFESQNLDAIVSACATCTKSIKLDYLRTLGPSWQQMSDRIYDISEFIEKYCGDDYKTKPVDEKVTYHDPCHLMWVRGITDEPRNVLKKSADFVDMDMAGSCCGGGGIFTIIHYDLTLKMLERKVNSIERSGADTVATNCPGCIMQIADGFAGKDSKIKTTHSIQILQKALVNGNIDKSV